The segment CCTCTGTCAGTATCAACACTCATGACATGGGTGATAGGTTCACTGTACCCAGATTAACAAGGTGGAAACATCACCAGGATTAACTATAATCGCCTGTGGACCAACAGCAAACCAGCCTGCAGCAGAAAGCTGCAACGACCCCGACACCCATCCTCCCAGGCCACAATGAAGCCAAAACTCTATATGTTTAAATATCACAAACAGGGAAAGTGAGAATAGATTAAAAAAACGACAAAATCCAACAATGGGAGCAACAATAAGatgataagaaataggaactggagCAGGCTGGTTgaggataatggctgatctgacattcctcatatctgttttcctgtcctttccccattaCCAtcgattccccgactgatcaagaatcaatctcAGTCTTATATATACACAAGGACACTGCCCCCACAGTGCCTTGTAGACTTTCACTCctcagagaaggaattccttctcatcGTGCCCCTTTAATCTGAGGCTACAGTCCCTGGTCCAGGACTCTCCTATAAGAGGAGGGTTGGACAGCACACGACATAAACAAACCAAGAAGAGACGGTGAACCCTTTCTGCTGCCTCTGGTGAACACTGAGCATTTCGTGACAAAGTGCCAAAGATGGCTTTAGGTCATGTGCAATCACTCCCTACATGTTGGCTCCGCAGCAGCTCTTGGTGCTGGTTAATGTTTCCTATTGGCATGAAGTCACAGCTCTGTGGTTGTGGTCCAAGAACATGTCCATGGAAGTCGAGTGGGTCTGGAGTTGATGCATGATGAGTGCTTATTGTTGGTCAGAGTGCATGGAGTGAGCAGTCAGGAtggatggggagaaaagaagtgACCAGATGGTGCAGAAGAGCTTGGAAGAAGGAGCCTGCTGTGGGAGGAGCTGGCCCTGACAAACCAACCTATGTGCAATCTGTAAAGGCAGGGTAGCTTCACTTTTTATCCTTATAAACAGTGTGTCCTGTTTTAAAAAAGGATTATTGACatgttgtgataaacaaagtcacctgacttcattacagcagTTTGAGCAAGCAGTGAGCGTACAGGCTGAGAGAGGGGGAAAACAAATGGCAGGCGCAGTGTAATGTTGACAATtgtgagggggggagggagcgcaAGGAGGCAGTGATATGTTGGTCTTCACAGCAAAaggattggagtacaggagcaggaatgtcttactgcaattatacacggccttggtgagaccatacctgggatagtgtgtgtgtagttttgatTGTATGAAGGGAGTACAGCAaggatttaccagactgatttgtGAAATAGAGGGACTGACgtatcaggagaggctgaatcagTCAGGGGTATATTTGCTGGAGCTCAGAGACCCAGTTATTGGTGATAAAGGCCTTTTGCCTACCAACAACTATCTGATTGGTTGTCAGGTAACTGAGCAGTTTGAGGCTGGGAGCAGGAGGGGAAGAAGCACCTCAGGAGTGGTTTCTCTGTTCTCTGTAGTCAAACCTACTTGAAACCTGAGCAAAACCAGTTCATCTTCCCTCACCAGTTCTCATAAGCAGTGATTGAGTTGGTTAAggtcagagatttttttttaagtgaaccATCCATCGTTTGGCTCTTGCAAACCAATAGAAATTGttgagttccgaggaagggtcaccagacccgaaacgttaactcggttttctcctccacagatgctgccagacctgctgagcttttcaagcaactttgttttgttcctgatttacagaatccgcagttttttgttttttttttaaatttgtagcATTGTATGTGAACAATTTATGACTGTGTACCTAGAGCCAGAAGTCTAATTACTTGTGATAATGGGTGATGGTTAGCTCAGTGAGCTGGATGGCAGGTTACTGATGCTGtgtaatgccaacagtgtgggtttaatttttgttctggctgaggttaccatgaaagactctccttctcaacctctcccctcacctgaggcttAGTGACCCTCCGTCATCACTCTGTAATGATGGAAAAGCGCTATGGCCCTGTGGGACTACAGTGAATTTTGGCAAACAGTAATCCTTGTGAAGTGCAGAAACCTGGCTCATGCTTTCTGTTTAACCTGGATCTGAAAATCGGGTCCAGTGGGGAGATTCCATGCACTTTTCAAAACCTGCAACTTTTCGTGATGACTGCAGGAAAAGCAACACATGATTTCTGGTGTACTCCTGCAGTAAAGGTGTGGAAGATTACAAGTGGCATACTCTCCAGTTCATTACCTCAGGGCTGATGAAGCACATTGTGGGACCATTACCACTGCTTTCAGAGTCCAGAGGCCAGAGACCAGATTTAACAGAGGTTTTAATGGTTAGAGTTAGTTTTGATGAGGAGGAGAAACAGCTCAGTCCACTTGGGCAGGTAATGTTGGAGCAACGTTAAAATGAATCAGAGGAGACAGAGAAAAGGAGATCCTGCTTCACTCACTGCAGTTTTTACACAGGGAGGAACTGAATAACCATGAAACACATTAGAATTGCAGAAAGATCCTAAAACATGGAGAAAGCAGGGCAATGGAGCCAGTCTGGGGTAAAGAAACACCAGCTCTTTGAACATTTACCCTCCATCATTGACTACAGGAGCCTGATCATAACCTTCCTCTTGAAGAACTTCAATGGCCCTCTGACAGGAGGAAGATGACAGCAGCGTGAGCGAAGGCAAGACATTAAGCTGCTCAACTCGGCAAGTCCACCACCTGAATGTAGGTACAAACATCATGTCATCCTCAACCCCAGTGACACTGCCCATGTCTGTGCACGCACCTGcacattccgcccccccccccgcatccGCACACCCATCCCCATGTCTGTGCACCCCCCTGCACATTCCGCCCCCGCCCCGCATCCGCACACCCATCCCCATGTCTGTGCACCCACCTGcacattccgcccccccccccacctacacACCCATCCCCTGTGTCTGTGCACCCGCCTGCCCATTCCGCCCCCCCACACCTACCCACTCCCCCCTAAATCTACACACCcatccctgtgtctgcgtgtgcccATCCCCCACTGACTGCgtgtgccgtgtgtgtgtgtgtgtgtgtgtgtgtgtgtgcgtgtgcgcacaagtgtatgtgtgtgtgcgcgcgcgcgtgtgcccCCCCATCCCCAGTATGGTCAGCGTGCACgtgtaagagagagagcgcgagtgtgtgtgcgggCGTGCATGCATCGGTGTCTGTCTGTCCATCCCCAGTGAGGGTCAGAGTGTGTGTGCTCATGCGCATGTGAGCAAGTAGACCCTGTCCCAAGTGGGGGTTTAATGAGTTTTCTCACCAGGGTTTCTTGCAGTAGGTTGGTGGTCTCACTTGGAATCCTTTCAGTGTCATCCACTCATCACTGAGAAACTTGGTCCTGGCAACAGAATGATGTCAGTGACAGCAGTCCTTCTCTCGCTTCTCTGCATTTACTCACCTCAACATCCCCCATACCCACCCCTTTGGTGTGAAGGAATAGTGAGGAAGTGATGGGGAAGGTAATAAGCAGACTGACTGACatgtggtggggtggggacattgttggaggttgagaggggggTTACGTGGAGGCTGGAACTTACATGTAGTTGCGGATGGAATCCGGGAGGATGACCACACAGCGCTGACCTTCCCCAAGTTCCCGCGCAGCTTGCAGAGCAACAAAAACAGCACTTCCCGAACTTCCACCTGGAACGTAAGTGGACAGCTCAGTTCTAGGCTCATCTCACTGTGCTCCAACCCTGTCATCGCCCAGCTCCCCAGGATCCCAAGCCCGTTCCCAGCCCCACATTGCCACTCTCTACTCAACGCCCACACCATACCCTCCCAGGTACCCTGATCCCAGAATCTCACTGAAGCTCCCAATGTTCTTCCAGGCAAAACAGGCAGCTCCCATCCTGAACCTACCCCACACTTCCACCTCACAAATACACCCAATCTCTCACCACAGAGCAGCCCCTCCTCGCGGATCAGCTGACGAGCTATTTGGAAGGAGTCTTTGTCATTGCTCTTGTACCATTTATCGACAACCTGTGGAGATTGGCAACAATTAGAACCAGAGGCCAGATCACTAAAGAAGCAAAGTATTAAGACTGGCCCTGGGGCACTGAACACTTATCCGGAGCATGAATGCCAAATGACTGGAGAAAGTCCGGATGAGGCCTAGTTCCGGGAAAAACTGTGCAGGCCAAATGACAACTCACCGATTGATCAAGAACTGTTGGGATGAAATCATAGCCAATTCCTTCCACTTCGTATGTGCTAACATCCGATTGGTTGAGATGTTCAGGTTCTGCCAGGATGGAACCTTCTGGATCAACTCCAATAATCTAAAGAGAACAAAAGATGAGCACATGTTTAACCAGAAAACATCCTCACCTAGTCCCCCACAACATCCTTGCAGTGTCATGGAATAATAATGCTCATGCTCAGACTAAGGAATTCAAATACCAACATAGCTAAATAAATCTGGCTTCAGTAAATGGGGGCGAGGACAAGTGTCACCAATCGCTATAAAAATCCATCTAGTGGACCCAAagcctttggggaaagaaatctgccatcctgtcaacatgtgacccacagcaatgtggtaggcTTTTAATCACCTTCTGAAATGGCGAAGCAACACACTCAGTTGTAATGAAGACAGCACTCCATCTAGGGCAGGTTGGGAAGGCAATAATtctttgagagacagtgtgaggtgAGGATGTAATAAATATCCCATCGATAAAAAAGACACCAAATTCCCTGACACAATGAGTTTCCTAAAGGCGTTGATGGTGAATAGGCAATGGTTCCTATTTAAAGAATACGTGCCTGAATTACAAAAACATCCCAGAAACATTAAGGAGTCCAGGGTCTAGAGAGGGGGCAGAATTGAAAGGAGTCAGCATCAGTAAGCTATCAATGCTGGGAAATTAACGGGGCTAACGGCTGACAAATTCCCTGGGCCTGAACCTACATCCCAGAATATTAAAAGAAGTGACCTTGGAAATATCAGTGGCATTGGTGGTCATTTTTGAAAATACTGCAGAGTCTGGATAGTTCCCACAGACTTGGGGGTGAGAAATGTAACCTGATataaaaagagagggaggcaacaGAGTGTAACAAACCAGTTAGCCTGCCATCAGCAGGGAAAAACACTCAAGTGTATTACAAAAGCTGTGATAACCAAATAattaaacaaaagaacagtacagcacaggaacaggcccttcagcccacaaagtcTATGCTGACACACAATGCCTTTCGAAACGTAAAAACCTTTGGCCTCTGCGTGATCCATATCCCcatttggaaagcattaacaGGATTGGACTAAACCGGCAGGGTTTTATGAAAGACAAATCATGCTTAACTaatcattttaaggtgagaggagggagatttaaagAATCCATGAGGGGCAACTCTTATTTTAAGAGACAGCAGTTCTcatgtggaatggacttccaCAGGTGGTGAAGGATTTGGGtacagttacagttacaacaggtttaaaagacatttggataaatacgtgaatcggaaagatttggagggatatgggccaggagcaggcaggtggtactagtttagtttgggattatgtttggtatggaccagcttggattgaaggatctgtttctgtgctgtattactctatgactctacaactggTGTTTCTGAGGATGTAACTATAAAACAGATAAGGGAAAACCAGCAGACATGGTATATTTAGATTGAGAAAATTTTGGATAACACCTGTGATAAGAAGTCATGTGTATAGGGGGAAAGTACTtgaatggattgagaattgtcTGATCGACAGAAAAAGGGTGGGAATAAATAGGTCATTTTTCAGGTGACAGGCAGTGACTATTGTGGATCCACTTTTGGGCCCAAGCTATTCACTGTATAGACGGcttggatgagggaaccaaaaccaatatttccaaatttgctgataatggAAAACTGAGAGATTGAGgaggatgcaaggaggcttcaagggGATTTAGACAAGTTAAGTAAGTGGACTAAGACATGGCGGACACAACATAATAATGAATAAATTGGAAGTTATGTACCTGGGGtatgaagaaaagaaaagcagaatgtTATATAAGTGGTGATCTTTTGGGAAATGTGGATGTGCAAATGGATTTGAGTGTCCTTGTGAAACTAGACAGGCAGGTGctgcaagcaattaggaaggcaaatgttatgATAATTTTATTTAAGTTGTTCAGACATATTAAGTTACAGCTCTTGAGCTGGTGGAACTTGAAcactggctcagaggcagggacactatcagtgatatattggcctttattacaaGATGTTTTAAGTTCAGACTTAGGAATGTCAATGCAGttgtacaaggccttggtgagaccaccctcggattattatgtgcagttttggtctccttacctaatAAAGGGTATATTACAAGAGgcagagtgcagcagaggttcactcAACCAATACCAGGAAGGGCAGGAGTATCCCTGAAGAGAGAGTGGTTCGATTGGGCAtgtagtcattagagtttagaagggcGTGAGGGAatgtgattgaaacataaaattctaataggattaGACTCGATACAGCGAGGATGATTCCCTGGCTGGGGATCCAGGACCAGGCGACATGGTCtgccccatatcctgagactgtgtcgATGGACACAGTCCatgaggaaaagtttcttcactcggggggtagtgaacctgtggaattctctaccacagaaagctgtggggacCAAATCACTCAATACATTCAAGAGAGACAGCAATAAATATTTAGGTTTTAAAGGGAgtaaggggtatggagagaaaacggGAATACAGCACTGGCACAGAAATCAGCCAGGATCATTATGAATGGTGAAGCAGCACTAATGGCTGAATGAGCTCCTCCCATTCTTGGGTTTCGATGTTGCAGAGCCCTGACCACGTACCTGGCAGCCtggacatttctccttcagtttcctGGCAATCCCAGTGATTGTTCCTCCCGTTCCTGCTCCAGCCACTAACATGTCCACTTTTCCTGAAAGAAAGGAAGAAGGAATGAGACCTCATTCCCAATTCCATGTCATTCTGCTGCCGAACAGCCCCCATCACACCCTACTTCCCCTAAATCCCAGGATCAATCTTGTCCCTAAACCTTACACTTCCTCCTTACCCCCACAACTCCCAATCCAACACAGTCCCAGAAATCCCCTTCCACTGTCTACAccatccaccccacccccacctcattgCCCCATTCTCATTATGGAATTAGGCTCTACGCAAAAATGTTCCAATAAACAGCTGCAAGTGCGATACGTCAAGGTGATTCTGCCATTCCATAACTGCCATGATCTCATACCTTCACATTGCCTGAGAATCTCTTCTGCAGTCTGATCATAGTGAACCAGTGGGTTTCCAGGATTCCGATACTACatacgggagagagagagagagagagagagagagagagagagagagagagagagagagaaaccagtcACAGTTTTGAACAACAAACACACTCCACCGCTCCACTGCGCGCACCCCCAACTTAATCATAGAGtaacacagcatagaaacaggcccttcagcccaaactggtccatactgaccatggtGTCCACTGCACTAATTCCAACTGCCCACGTCTGGCCCAAATCCTTctaacccttcccatccatggaaCTATCCAAATGGTttctaaatgttgctattgtacctgcctcaatcacaTTCTCTGGCAGCACAATCTATATACAcacccctctgtttaagaagtTCTCCCAGGTCCTTCTtatatctttccctctcaccttaaacgtatgccctttagttttcagttcctcatccctgggaaaaaTTCCCCATCCTTCACCACCCGGTCTACCTCTGACaagctttcaatgaactatattgacaagtcgccaggcccggaccagattcgtcctcggctgctttgggaaacgagaaatgcaattgcttcgccactcgcgaagatctttgcatcctccctctccactggagtcgtacctgaggactggagagaggcaaatataatttctctccaagaaaggaaatagggaaatccccggcaattacagaccagtaagtctcatgtctgtcgtctgcaaggtgttagaaaggattctgagggataggatttatgaccatctggaacagcatggcttgattaaatgcagtcaacacggctttgagaggggtaggtcatgcctcacaaaccttatcgagttctttgaggatgtgactagaaaagtcgatgagggtcgagctgtggatgtggtgtatatggacttcagcaaggcatttgataaggttccccatggtaggctcattcagaaggtcaggaggaaggggatacaggggaacttagctgtctggatacagaattggctggccagcagaaggcagcgagtggtagtagaaggaaaatattctgcctggaagtcagtggtgagtggggttccacagggctcagtccttgggcctctactgtttgtaatttttattaatgacttggatgaggggattgaaggatgggtcagcaagtttgcagatgacacaaaggttggaggtgtcgttgacagtatagagggctgttgtaggctgcagcgggacattgacaggatgcagagatgggttgagaggtggcagatggagttcaacctggataaatgcgaggtgatgcattttggaaggtcgaatttgaaagctgagtacaggattaaggataggattcttggcagcgtggaggaacagagggatcttggtgtgcaaatacatagatcccttaaaatggccacccaagtggacagggttgttaagaaagcatatggtgttttggctttcattagcagggagattgagtttaagagtcgtgagatcttgttgcagctctataaaactttggttagactgcacttggaatactgcgtccagttctggtcaccctattataggaaagatgtggatgctttggagagggttcagaggaggtttaccaggatgctgcctggactggagggcttatcttatgaagagaggttgactgagctcggacttttttcatttgagaaaaggaggaggagaggggacctaattgaggtatacaagataatgagaggcaaaaatagagttgatagccagagactatttcccacggcagaaatggctaacacgaggggtcacagttttaagctggttggaggaaagtatagaggggatgtcagagccgggttctttacacagagagttgtgagagcatggaatgcgttgccagcagcagttgtggaagcaaggtcattggggtcatttaagagactgctggacatgcatatggtcacagaaatttgagggtgcatacatgaggatcaatggtcggcacaacattgtgggctgaagggcctgttctgtgctgtactgttctatattctatatacTTGTtttcctaggtccctctgttccacagcactcctcaggaccttatcacTTATTGTTTAAGTCCTACCTTGggttgactttccaaagtgtaacacctcacacttatctgtattgaactgcatttgccaatcctcagcccacttccccatctgatcaagatcactCTCTGTAATTtgtgataaccttctttgctatcaacgatacctcctaattttgtatcatgcgtgaacttactaatcataccctGTACATTCACATCTAGACCATTTAATGTACATAGCGAATAACAAAGGTCTCAGACTGACCCCTgtagcacaccactagtcacaggcctccaatccgagAAACaaacttcaaccatcaccctctgctttatAACTTCAAGCCAATTGCGAATCCAGttagctagctttccctggatcccatgtgacctacctttcatgactagcctgctgtgcaggaccatgtcaaaggccttactgaagtccatatagatataTTCCTCAACTGCCTCTTTGCTACTTGCCTGCCATCCCCTTCAGCTTGAGAAGGCAGTATGGGGATTGGACAGGGAGGATCCAGCCCTGAACCATAAGGTAACATGACTGACCTGATCCAGGATACAGGAGTTGGGGATTTCATTCTTCAGTCTCCAGGCAACACCAACATGAGACTCTGGTGAATCAAAGCTGGCACTTGTTGGTGTTCGCACAATCTCTGCTCCGAGAGCTCGTAGTACATCAACCTTCAGAAAACAAGGAACAGATAATTGTCTACATAGGGGAAAGTCAATCCAGTTTGGATGGATCTTGATAGGGAAGATGCTGAGAGGTGGTTTCTgggatggtggggtgggtggaATAAATCGGGAATCTCTGCTTCCCCCAAAGAACAATAGGCATTGAATACttaaatcacctctcagcctccaagtAAAACATTCCAACTTCTctgatctttcctcataactaaagTTTCCCAGGAACCGtcactgctcagtcctttgagtataggagatgggacacggtcatacaggacattggtgaggactcTTCTAGAGTAATGTGAGCAGTTCTactcaccctgttacaggaaggatattattaaattagacagattcagaaaagatttaccaggatgatgccaaaattggaaggGTCTCAGTTATAaaaaaaataggctgggacatttttcctcCTGGAACATGGGCAATTTCGAATGAGATCACATTAGGGTCGATGTCTCCTCCAGTTCCAGAATCTACGTGCACTTGCTGTTTATATTTGCTTCCCCCAGCATCCTCAGTTttccaattttaaaatcaatgctcCAAAACGACTGCTCCCAAAAACTGTAATATCATGATCTTGTGTAAGTCTGTATTCCCCACGGGCCCCGAATCTCTTGCTGTCTCCCACCCACCGCAGCTGATTTGCTTTTACCTTCTCTGTGCTCATCTTCTCTGGAAGAACAATGATGCAGTGATATCCTTTAACTGCAGCAGCCAACGCCAGCCCAATCCCTGTGAGGTACATAGATCATTCATGAtcaggtgggggtgagctgtcaGCAGAGAGCCAGCAGTTAATGACTGGATAACAACTTACCCGTGTTTCCAGAGGTCGGCTCAATGATGGTATCACCAGGTTTCAGAGCTCCAGCCTTTTCTGCGTCTTCCACCATCCGCAAGGCAATACGATCCTTCACACTGCCCCCAGCATTAAAATATTCACACTTTGCTACTAGAACCAAACAAACTTCAAATCAGTAACATTCACCCCAGTATCACCCTCCAGCTAAccctgtgtgggaatgagccgcaACGAGCAGAACACTCAGGAGGATGTGGTGTGGGGTGCTGGTATTCCTGGGGGGTGGACATTCAGCACCACCCTGGGGGACTGACAGAGGGAAGGATGGACGGGTTAATGTGAGTCTGTAATGTTCCCAGGGAGTTGGGCTGAATTTGACATGGAGCCTGAAAGCTAGTTTCATGGGGGGCTCAGGAACTGGCCCCTGAGCTGAGTTTGAGAGAGATTTCAGGAACCTCATTGAGAAACAGCTGTATATCAGGTGCATATTCTGGAGCAAgaagtgaccattcagcccatcaattccccTCTGCCATTTAGTAACATCACAATTTGATTgcagcctcaacttcacttttttgTCAACACCAATAACTCTTGACTCGCTAGTTGATCAAAAGCTGTCTAAAAACCTTGACCTAGCGTCCTATGTTCCCTGGTAAAGAGACCTCCAAACTTCAACAAGCCTCAgacgaaattcctcctcactttgCTCTCAAATGAGACAGCCCCAATTCTGAAACTGCACCCTCTAGTTCCAGACTCTTCCCagccccaggcaacatcctctcagtatctgccctgtcaagctccctcagaaacccatatttcaataagatcacctctcattcttctcaactccaaccCCTAACCTGTTGCATCTTTTCTAGCAAAACAAACTCCTTCGTCCAAGAAACCatctgagtgaatctcctctaatCCACTTCCAACATAAGACTATCCCTCTTAGGGAAGGAAGCAAACTGTACACAGGTCTCCAGGTGCAATCTCACCTATGTTCTTTACAGCCATAGCAGCATGActccaatttcactctctgcaCACTGGGCTTTCAAAAAAATATCAGCCTAGgttttcaggtacataattcattgGGTAGTGCTGTAGTACAGAAggatctaggggtgcaggtacaaaattcaaaattggtggcattgtaggcagtgaagaaggttttctaagattacaaagggatcttgatcaaatgagtcaattggctgaaaaatagcagatggagttcaatctggacaaatgcgaggtattgcaatTTGGTGCAACAAACAAGAAGGTCAGAAGACATTTGCCggatgttgctgggtgtggaaggtttgactagtaaggaaaggctgggacttttttcactggagtgtaagaggttgagaggtgacttgatagaaatttataaaagaaTGTGAGGTGTAGATAGAGTCGATGGTAGTTGTTTGTTCTCTCGCATGGGGGGATTTCCAGGACTAGGGAGCACACTTTCAAAGCaaggggagagag is part of the Stegostoma tigrinum isolate sSteTig4 chromosome 12, sSteTig4.hap1, whole genome shotgun sequence genome and harbors:
- the cbsa gene encoding cystathionine beta-synthase a isoform X1, giving the protein MVRLNKITQAHGLKCELLAKCEYFNAGGSVKDRIALRMVEDAEKAGALKPGDTIIEPTSGNTGIGLALAAAVKGYHCIIVLPEKMSTEKVDVLRALGAEIVRTPTSASFDSPESHVGVAWRLKNEIPNSCILDQYRNPGNPLVHYDQTAEEILRQCEGKVDMLVAGAGTGGTITGIARKLKEKCPGCQIIGVDPEGSILAEPEHLNQSDVSTYEVEGIGYDFIPTVLDQSVVDKWYKSNDKDSFQIARQLIREEGLLCGGSSGSAVFVALQAARELGEGQRCVVILPDSIRNYMTKFLSDEWMTLKGFQVRPPTYCKKPWWWTCRVEQLNVLPSLTLLSSSSCQRAIEVLQEEGYDQAPVVNDGGTLLGVVSLKQMLSSIVAAKVRLTDPVTQVLCKQFGKVKRSDDLGKLSTILETDAFALIVNEQDQSRVDGIHGKKLTVLGVVTAVDLLGFISQKEIVLK
- the cbsa gene encoding cystathionine beta-synthase a isoform X3, which encodes MVRLNKITQAHGLKCELLAKCEYFNAGGSVKDRIALRMVEDAEKAGALKPGDTIIEPTSGNTGIGLALAAAVKGYHCIIVLPEKMSTEKVDVLRALGAEIVRTPTSASFDSPESHVGVAWRLKNEIPNSCILDQYRNPGNPLVHYDQTAEEILRQCEGKVDMLVAGAGTGGTITGIARKLKEKCPGCQIIGVDPEGSILAEPEHLNQSDVSTYEVEGIGYDFIPTVLDQSVVDKWYKSNDKDSFQIARQLIREEGLLCGGSSGSAVFVALQAARELGEGQRCVVILPDSIRNYMTKFLSDEWMTLKGFQVRPPTYCKKPWWWTCRVEQLNVLPSLTLLSSSSCQRAIEVLQEEGYDQAPVVNDGGTLLGVVSLKQMLSSIVAAKVRLTDPVTQVLCKQFGKVATLQDLVLDMLNSQTALPIG
- the cbsa gene encoding cystathionine beta-synthase a isoform X2 → MVRLNKITQAHGLKCELSKCEYFNAGGSVKDRIALRMVEDAEKAGALKPGDTIIEPTSGNTGIGLALAAAVKGYHCIIVLPEKMSTEKVDVLRALGAEIVRTPTSASFDSPESHVGVAWRLKNEIPNSCILDQYRNPGNPLVHYDQTAEEILRQCEGKVDMLVAGAGTGGTITGIARKLKEKCPGCQIIGVDPEGSILAEPEHLNQSDVSTYEVEGIGYDFIPTVLDQSVVDKWYKSNDKDSFQIARQLIREEGLLCGGSSGSAVFVALQAARELGEGQRCVVILPDSIRNYMTKFLSDEWMTLKGFQVRPPTYCKKPWWWTCRVEQLNVLPSLTLLSSSSCQRAIEVLQEEGYDQAPVVNDGGTLLGVVSLKQMLSSIVAAKVRLTDPVTQVLCKQFGKVKRSDDLGKLSTILETDAFALIVNEQDQSRVDGIHGKKLTVLGVVTAVDLLGFISQKEIVLK